A single window of Synechococcus sp. CBW1004 DNA harbors:
- a CDS encoding type IV pilus twitching motility protein PilT, producing the protein MDLQIEDLMIELVNGGGSDLHLAAGQPPFGRFNGQLRPILPDLFLSEEQCNKLIFSLLNNAQRKQLEQTWELDCSYGLKDVARFRVNVYRQRGTYAACLRALGNSIPPMEKLGMPPIVEEMSRKPKGLVLVTGPTGSGKTTTLAAMLDHINQTRSEHILTIEDPIEFTYKNQKSLIHQREIGEDTRSFANALRAALREDPDVVLVGEMRDLETIQLAITAAETGHLVFGTLHTSSASQTVDRMVDVFPPSQQTQIRVQLSGSLLAVFSQTLCRSSHPSTGAFGRVMAQEIMINTPAISNLIREGKTAQIYSQIQTGANLGMQTLERALANLVTAGKVSRSEALSKTTKPEELTRLLDQN; encoded by the coding sequence GTGGATCTTCAGATCGAAGACCTGATGATTGAGCTGGTGAATGGCGGGGGCAGCGACCTGCACCTGGCCGCCGGACAACCGCCGTTCGGTCGGTTCAACGGCCAGCTCCGACCGATCCTTCCGGATCTGTTTCTGAGTGAGGAACAATGCAACAAGCTTATTTTTTCTCTGCTCAACAACGCGCAACGCAAGCAGCTTGAGCAGACCTGGGAACTGGATTGCTCCTACGGCCTCAAGGATGTTGCCCGTTTCCGAGTGAATGTGTATCGGCAGCGTGGCACCTATGCCGCCTGTCTGCGGGCGCTTGGCAACTCGATCCCACCGATGGAGAAGCTGGGCATGCCGCCGATCGTGGAGGAGATGAGCCGCAAGCCGAAAGGGCTGGTGCTGGTCACCGGGCCGACGGGCTCAGGCAAGACCACCACGCTGGCCGCGATGCTGGATCACATCAATCAAACCCGATCCGAGCATATCCTCACCATCGAGGATCCGATCGAATTCACCTATAAGAATCAAAAGAGTCTCATCCACCAGCGCGAGATCGGTGAGGACACGCGCAGCTTCGCCAATGCCCTGCGCGCGGCCCTGCGGGAGGATCCTGATGTGGTTCTGGTCGGGGAAATGCGCGACCTGGAGACGATTCAGCTGGCCATCACCGCGGCCGAAACCGGCCACCTGGTCTTCGGTACCCTGCACACCAGCTCCGCCTCCCAGACGGTCGACCGCATGGTGGACGTGTTTCCACCGAGCCAGCAGACCCAGATCCGCGTGCAGCTGAGCGGCAGCCTTCTGGCGGTGTTCTCCCAGACCCTCTGTCGCAGCAGTCATCCCAGCACGGGAGCCTTTGGACGGGTGATGGCTCAGGAAATCATGATCAACACCCCCGCCATCAGCAATCTGATCCGCGAAGGCAAGACCGCACAGATCTATTCCCAGATTCAGACCGGTGCGAACCTGGGGATGCAGACACTCGAGCGGGCCCTCGCCAATCTCGTGACGGCAGGCAAGGTGTCACGCAGCGAGGCACTCAGCAAAACCACCAAACCCGAAGAGCTGACCCGGCTGCTCGATCAGAACTGA